The Pseudonocardia broussonetiae DNA segment TGATCTGCAGGGCCGGGCGGACGCCGGAGGCCTTGAGCGCGATGTCGGCGGCCCGGAACACCTCGTTGCCCGGCGCCATCTCGATGTAGAGCTCCGCCATCCCGGCCAGCGGGACGTCACCGGGGCTGGTGGCCGCGATGTGCGCCGCGCACTGCGGCTGCATCCGGTCCACGAACGCGTAGGTGCGCAAGGTGGGAGTCACGGCGCCGACCTCGCGATCCCGAGCGGCGTGATCAACAGGGCGTGCGGGTAGGTCACGACGGGGCGCTCCAGCCATTCGGCCAGCACGGAGTCCGCGCCGGGGATCATCAGGGCACCCCCGGCGAGGTGCACGGGAAGGTGCTCCACGCCGCGGGTCATGGAACGGACCGACTCGGCGATCCTCTGCAGGCCGGGCACGAGGATCGGGAAGGCCCCGGCCGGATCCTCGCGCTTGCGCGCCTCGGCCTGCTCCACCGGGATCCGCAGCGCGCCGGCCAGCACCAGGTCGAGGTGGTGCCCGCCGCCGGCCCGGTCGTCGAGGGCCTCGAGCACGCCGTCCCGGAAGACACCGACGCCTGTCGAGCCGCCCCCGACGTCGACCACCACCCCGTCCCGGACGTCGAGCGTGCGCTGCGCGGCGGTGACCTCGTCGACCAGGACGACGTCGGCGAACCCGGCCGTCTCGCAGACGTAGGTGCACGCCCGAGCGTCGCGGACCGGGATGCACGGAGGGTAGGCCGTGGCGGTGGCCGTCAGCGGTGCGCCGAGCGCCTCCTCGGCCCGCGTCCGCAGGTGCCGCACGGCGGCCACCGCGGCAGCGAAGTCGACCACCACCCCGTCGCGCAGCGCGCCCGACGGGTGGGCGTCGACCCACACCGGGGCGCCCGAGGCGTCGAGCACCACCAGCACGCAGGTGGCCGTGCCGAGGTCGACGCCCACCCGCAGCGGCCCGGTCACGGTCTCCGGGACGGTGCCGGCGCAGGCCGCGGCGGCGTCCAGCAGCGCGCGTGGGTCGGTGGTCACGATCACAGTTCCACCGGGTCGTACACGGTCCGCCACGGCCGCACCTCGTGCGCGATCCGCTTGATGTTGATCAGGTGCAGCGGGGTGACGTTGTCCGAGCAGATCGAGCCGCTCCACGTGCCGGTGCCGAGCTGGAAGGACGGGTCGACCTCACAGGAGTAGCCCATGCCGCCGAACAGCGCCGGGGTGTTGATCACGATCCGGCCGGCCGGGAGCGTGCCGAACGGGGCGATCTCCTCGGGGTCGGCAGCGTGCACCGCGCACGTGTGGCCCTCGCCGTCGAGCGCGAGCA contains these protein-coding regions:
- the eutJ gene encoding ethanolamine utilization protein EutJ, with amino-acid sequence MTTDPRALLDAAAACAGTVPETVTGPLRVGVDLGTATCVLVVLDASGAPVWVDAHPSGALRDGVVVDFAAAVAAVRHLRTRAEEALGAPLTATATAYPPCIPVRDARACTYVCETAGFADVVLVDEVTAAQRTLDVRDGVVVDVGGGSTGVGVFRDGVLEALDDRAGGGHHLDLVLAGALRIPVEQAEARKREDPAGAFPILVPGLQRIAESVRSMTRGVEHLPVHLAGGALMIPGADSVLAEWLERPVVTYPHALLITPLGIARSAP